TGGCAGCACTGGTACCCAGTGTGCCCGCAGCGCAACACAAACGGCCACATTACAAGCTGAATTTTGTATATAaacaaagactatacaataccaagatgttgcatgagcgaccaaaaagctgttctatggcgggtcctaacattaggacccaaaaggcacgagggagcgcgcggggtttcaattcccttttcgcctgtacttcgtctctaccgcgaccccgctgcccatcggtttcgtctgatcggcaatgccttcaccagcaacgaaataattctggactcccgagcctcagcaccgtcgaagcggtggtcgcgaatcgccgatgtctttggagcggcacagtggaacctttggccgtctcagcttgctaaattagttagtgaatatgagttcaatttgcacactgaaaaaatgttaaactttgagtgcttatatctcctaaactaaaactatcttgaaaattcgattggaaaattctctgtTAGATGCGTGCATTAAATGTATCTAAATACAATgttttgactatttcggctgagtccccactgtgccgcgccaaagacatcagcgaccacgctgccctacggtttcggcacgcagacactgacatgctttcagtgcgcttgtgtgtgaagctaaatgccgtatatgctgcgggcgaaaccggtttatggccgtgccgacctaggacatacacacatatacacaactacaagcatatttctgggttGGCTCGAGCTCGTGCCAGTCTCGCTGCTTCACTTCTTGTTTAGCAATCATTGCAATCAGTTGTAAAAAAATATGAGCGGAATAAGAAAAGGCATGCCAAAAATCAAGGCGTACCAATCCtggtataaaaatgtttaattttcCGCCTGCAGACAGCATTTTTGGTCAAATTTGGCGCGAAAaatgttgtgttgcactggaGAATTATGAACAAAAACTGATTATATGCGATGATCATTTTTCTAGCGCATATATAGGGAAGAAAAATTTGaaagtactagccccgcgcaCCCGTaccgtcaaacgaaaattgaaaaagcatttgttcctcatgcaacatcttggtattgtatagtctttgatatAAATCAACTACGCCAGAGCCACAATCGGCCCGCCAGACTCGGCGGCTGCATCCAACATCTCTATCCTCCtcaaattcctctcgaattgtGCCTTAACCTCCGCAACCACACTTCTTGGAGCGTTATTGAACCTTCGCAACCACACTTCTTGGAGCGTAATCgaacctccgcaaccacaCTTCTTGGAGCGTAattgaacctccgcaaccacaTTTTGTCTGTGATAATTGGTGCTATTTGAATGTCTATTGCGTTTTTCTCATCtattgttaatttaatatCTATTTTTTGGCGGTTATTACTCTCGGACTGACTGTTGCTGTTGATATATTTGTTACTTATTTTTGTTGTGCTGAGTTGTTGTGCTTTGTTTTCTATGAATTGAATCTGTGCTGCCTCtatatataattttatttgtaaTGACATGATCCTAATCATATTTCTCGTCTTTGATATAAATCAACTACGCCAGAGCCACAATCGGCCCGCCAGAATCGGCGGCTGCATCCAACATCTCTATCCTCCtcaaattcctctcgaattgtGCTTTAACCTCCGCAACCACACTTCTTGGAGCGTTATTGAACCTTCGCAACCACACTTCTTGGAGCGTAattgaacctccgcaaccacaCTTCTTGGAGCGTAATCgaacctccgcaaccacaCTTCTTGGAGCGTAattgaacctccgcaaccacaTTTTGTCTGTGATAATTGGTGCTATTTGAATGTCTATTGCGTTTTTCTCATCtattgttaatttaatatCTATTTTTTGGCGGTTATTACTCTCGGACTGACTGTTGTTGTTGATATATTTGTTACTTATTTTTGTTGTGCTGAGTTGTTGTGCTTTGTTTTCTATGTATTGAATCTGTGCTGCCTCtatatataattttatttgtaaTGACATGATCCTAATCATATTTCTCGTCAGATCTCGTTCTTGGTTTGTCAGAGTCGCATATCTCCGGAACCGGAGACGGTTGAGGACGCGTCGCTGTTCTATAATTTTGGTGGCATGTCGGTTTAAGCGGAAGTATTTGTTAGGTTTGGATGGGTCAATGCATATGTTGGGAATGATTTTTGTACAATTTACTGCCTTGTCTATGGCTTTATTTAGTTCGTCTATATATCAGGGACCGTAAAtaatcattttttttttttttaataaaaaaatcTCTTGTTTTTAATGGAGCTAGAAAGACACTATTTACACCaaaatctttatttttgtaCAATCTCTGTATTGCCGCCATGATTTGTTTGCCAGTCTATCGTAGATGAACAGACTGAGCTGAAATCTTCTCGCATTCCTGTACAGGTAGCCCAATTGTGGGCCCTTAAGGATTGAGCTGGTGCATTTGCTTGCGTTGAGCTTGAGATGCCATTTGGTGAAGTAGTGGCACAGTATGTTCAAGTACCCGTTTAGATCTCTTTCAGCGATGGCCATTGAACCGGAAGATGCCAGTAGCAGGATATCGTCGGCGTAGATTAGTGCTTTAATTCGTGTGGTTGAGCCGGTAGGGATTTGGTATTCGGGCATGTCTGCCAGGTAGATGTTGTAGAGGATGGGTGCCAGCAGTGAACCTTGTGGAACCCCTGCTGGGATCGACCTTATAAGGGACAGATCCGAGTCTTCTGGGCTGCTAACCTGAAATGAGCGGTTTGTTAAATAATTATGGACTATTTTTGTGATGTCTGAGGTGAAATTAAATTGGGTCATCTTGTAGATGAGTCCGCTGGTCCAGACTGTGTCGAAAGCCTTCTCAAAGTCCAGAGCACAGGCTATTGTAGCACGTTCGTGGGATAAATTCTCAAAGATGAAATCATTTGCTGCGATGAACGCATGGTTGGTTGATGATTTCGCTCTGAAGCCATACTGAGTATCCTTCAACGTGCTATGTGAGTCCATGTGCTTCTGTATTTGTTGCATTATTATTTTCTCCAGCAGCATACTTATTGCAGATAGTAGAGCAATAGGCCTGTAGGCTCGGAGGCTGTGCGGATTTAATCCAGGTTTGTGAATGGCGATGATTCTGCTGTTCTTCCATTCGGAAGGAAAGTATCCTAAGTTTAGGCAGTGGTTGAATAGTGTTGCTAAATGTTTTAGCATTGGAATATTGCAGTGTTTCATCAGAAAGTTGCTGGTGCCGTCCGGTCCCATGGTCTTCTTTGAGTTTTTTATTTTCAAGATTTCAAAGAGCTCTTCGGCGTTTGTAAATCCGCATTCATGGGACTCGGGCCAGTTACCATCTGCTGTTCTGGAAATATTAAATGTAGTTTTGTATGAGTTTAGTGATGTGGATGTGGTTTGGGCTATTGTTTCATTGATGGCGATTGTGTGTGCCCTGAGGACAGGGTCTGAGTCAGTGATGTTTTCGTTTTGACTGTGGACTCTTTCAAAGGACCACGCCAGGGCATTAATTTTGTGAAAAGTTGAAGTTATATTTGGGGAGGTGCTAAGGTTCAGATCTATGTCTATTAGAGCTGCTTCCTCGTTGGTCAAATGTAGGTCATGAGCTAGCTGTTCTTTTGGTGGGGTGTTTGGATTAAATGCTTGGAGTGATTTCTGGCTAATTTTACTTGGGTTAATTTTGCGTAGTTTTTGGTCTATTGTTTTCAGCTCTGCATTTTTTATGTGACAGTTTATTTGTATGTCCAATTGTTTTATAGTGTCTTTGATTTGGTTGCGTTGGTTGGCCGTTAGGGTGGATAGGCGGCGGAAAAGCATGCGTCTaagttttcgttttcttttgattAGGTTTAGGCAGTGGGTGCTAAGTCGGGTGAACGGATTGTTTGGGTTAGTCGGGTTTATGGTTATTTTTGGGATTGCCTCATCAGAATCAAGGGCTTTGGCTATTGCATTTGTTAGAGTATGTACGTGGTTATCTATGTCAGCTGTGTTTAAGTTTTGGGTGTTTGGGATGTGTCTTAGGTTCTGTAGAATTATTGTGTTCCATTGGATCGGGTCTATTTTCTGAAAATTGTGTATCGATTTTGGTGGGTTGTAGTTTAGTCGGTTCCGTCCTAGATTTATGTTTATGGTTATTCCAAAGTGGTCTGATGGGAAGTCTTTGATGATTTTGCAGCCGTAGGTAAATGTTGAGCAGTCTATTGGGGTTGAGGATGATGTTAGGAAGAAATCTATTGAGGAGTATTCTGTCTGATTGGGACGTGTGGGTTCTTGGGTTGGGTGGAGAATTAAGAATGGTTGGTCTGCCAGCCACCGCTCTAAGCTAATTCCTGACGTGTTGATGTGTTCTGGGCGGTACGTGGGCCTATTCCAGGCTGGGTGTTTCGCGTTCAAATCACATCCGATTACGAATTGCTCATGATCCTCTATTTGAGCTAGCGAGTGCATTAGAATGTCCAAGTCTGAGCTTAGTAAAGGATGCTGGGGGCGTAGGTAGAGTGAGATTGCAATTAATCCAGTTCTTAAATTGCGTCTGTTTGTATAGAAAATCTGCACTGCCACAGCCTCGATGTATTGCATTTGGTCGATTTTCACTCGTTCGTAACTGAGACCATTCCTCACGCAGATGGCTACTGCTGTTCCAGGGCTTCTTGTGCTGTTTTGCGTGGTTACTAAGCTAGGTACCTGTTGCCTCACGAATTGATAGTTAGTTAATCGGGCTGAGTGCGTACTTCTCAGGTTGTGCTCAGCGAGTAGCATCAGATCTGGCCTGTGTTTGTTTAGATGCTCGTTAAGTTCGGTTCGCCTACGCCGTTGAACGATGCCATTGACGTTTTGGAACATGATTTTTACTGGCATTTTAGTTGAGCGCGATTTGGATCAAGAAGTCCAGAATCAATTGCTGTTTTCCCTTTTTATCCGAGCTGGAGTTTGGGTATTTCTTAATTAGGGATTGCATGATGTCGAAGCAGGTAAGCAAATCTTTTCCAAATGCATCCACAGAGTCCCCGTTCAGTTGTTCAAATGAAAAACCGGCGTTTTCTTCTGCGGTGTTTGCCTGTTTCTTTTCTTGGCGTGCTCTCTGTTTTTTCTTCACTTGTGTAGGTATCGGCTTACTTTTGGCTGTTGAGGCGTAGCTTCGTCCCTTTTCAATTCGGCTTTGTGGCTGGACAGTTGCAGCTGCAGTTGCGATGGACTTGTTCGTTTTTGTTTGGGTGTGGTTTCGCCTTTCGGTAATTTTTTTGATGTACTCAATTCGTACTGGGCAGATTTTAGCATTGGCCGTATGATTTCCAGAGCAGTTTACGCATTGGGTTTTTTGTGTGGTATCTTCTTGGCAGTCTTCCCTTTTCTTCAAGCTGCATTGCCCTGGAGCATGTGTTTTTGTGCATTTGACACAGCGGAATGCCATTTTGCAGTTGCTGGCAACATGGCAGAACCGTTGGCAATTGTGACATTGCTTTATTGCGTTTGGGTGCGGCTTGAAACCCTCGATGTTAATTCGGCAGTTGAGGAGTGTAGTCACTTTAAATATTGCGTTtattttttcggttttttccACTTGTACCATCCACATCTTTTCCTTGTAGGGCTTCACTGACAGGATGTTTAGCTCAGGCACGGCCTCAACTAGTGCTGTCTTAACTTCATCAGAATCGTACACTTCAAGTGGCAGTTTCCTTAAGATCACAGTGTGTGGCTTAACTTGCTTAGGCGTGAAGCTATAGTACAACACTTTGTTTTTGTTCAACGACTCTTTAGTTTGGTTGAAGTCTGCCAAGAAGAAAACCTTCACATGTATCACATTTTTGTTTAAGATGTTAAGGGTGAATTTTTTTGAAGATTCTTTAAGGAGTGTTGTTAGGGTTTTAGCGTTTTGCTGGTACGTCACTATGACCGGTAGACCTTTTTCATTATTACCATTTTTGGTGGGAATCACTGTCTTTTTTGGTATGATCATTGGCTTTGCTGGTGCTTTGGATGTGGGTAGTTTTGGAAAGTCCTTATTTTGCACATCCTCCGGTATGGTTTGATGTGATTTTGTGTTGGGGATTTGTTTGTTTGCACTCGctgtttttgattttttgggTGTAGTCGGTGCACATTCACTTGCCTGCATATCCTCAGGTTTCGTTTTTTTGGCttttggtgttgtttttgGCGTCGCGTCTACGGCATCGagatattttttgtatttaatgtGCTCAGAACGTAGAAAATTTAATTCTTCCATGATGGAATCCATCTCATCGCGGTCCATTATAACGGTATCTTGTTCCGTTTCGCAATCACTTATTAGATCACTTTCGCAATCACTGTCAGAGGTTGATAATTCAGCTCTGGTCCTTTTCACGTTATCATTTTCGGCTTCCATTGCCTCTTCAACGAGCATAACACCGTCACTGCTTGCCGAATGTGCTGCCATTATGTTCGATTTTTCCACTTTATTTGTGCAGCCTCTTTTCTCCGGCATATCACATATGAAGAGGCACTCTGCTTCTAGCAGTATATTCGTTTTAGTTGCACAATGTCTGCTCACTATTTTTATAAAGTTCAGATTTTATCGTGCAATATATGCGACTTTCTGACTTGTTTCACTTTGATCACGTCAATTTACTTAGTCCTTTTAGTATTAGTCTTCTGCTTAGGTATATAGTGTTACATGAGTGACAAGTTCAAGCTTACTTAATCTTATGTGTGTAATTTTACTCTGCGCTTTAAGCTTATCAGGGTGCTAGTCTTTTGGTTACTATTATATTAGAGATCTTATCTTTAGTTTAGGTTATGTTATAGTTAATATCTAGTGGTTTGGTGTTTTCCAGGGAAAATGGTTAAGTTAAAAACCTGAATTAAGTTTACTTTTGATTTGGTTTAGATCTTATGGGCTAATTAACGTGCTAAGCTTATTCTATTCTTATTTTACTGGGTAAAGGTGGGTGGAGTGGAGGGGAGTATTTACAGTTGGTCGGGGAGTGGCTTATTGACTGATATTGAATATCAGACCGTCGGCGTGACTTAGGGATCCATGTCTTCTGTGGTGGAAGATGAGGTTTTCGTCTTCGTCATAGATAATACCCATTTCCATTAGATGGGTTAATGATGGGTGGTAAGGAACTCAGTGGGGTAGTTTGCGGGTATTTCCGTTTGAATCGTATTGTCGAATCGCATTCGACCAGCTTCTCCAGTATTTGGAACATGAGTCTGTCTATccttgttgtttttgttaatGTATAAAGTCGCTTGTTCGATATGTAGTGGCCCGTCAATGCATCTCTGCTTTGAGTGCCGATTGACTTGCGAAGTATTTTTCTTTCGAACCGGCGCAGCTCTTCCATCTCGATAGACTTTATGTTCATCCACGCTACATAGCCGTACATAAGAACTGGTTGTATTAGTTTTTTGTAGGCTAGAGCGCAGATTCTGGTGATGTGACTGATATTCCCTAGATTGGAGGATATTGGCTTGTATATGTGTTGGATCTTGTGGATCATTGCACATGCTTTCCTTCGGGCATTTGCTGTGTGTATCTTGAAGTTGAGCTTTTCGTCGTAGACAACGCCGAGGTACTTGAACTGCTTTTCGTATTTGATTGCCAGTCTATCGTAGATGAACAGACTGGGCTGAAATCTTCTCGCATTCCTGTACAGGTAGCCCAATTGTGGGCCCTTAAGGATTGAGCTTGTGCATTTGCTTGCGTTGAGCTTGAGATGCCATTTGGTGAAGTAGTGGCACAGTATGTTCAAGTACCCGTTTAGATCTCTTTCAGGCCATTATACCGGAAGATGCCAGTAGCAGGATATCGTCGGCGTAGATTAGTGCTTTAATTCGTGTGGTTGAGCCGGTAGGGATTTGGTATTCGGGCATGTCTGCCAGGTAGATGTTGTAGAGGATGGGTGCCAGCAGTGAACCTTGTGGAACCCCTGCTGGGATCGACCTTATAAGGGACAGATCAGAGTCTTCTGGGCTGCTTACCTGAAATGAGCGGTTTGTTAAATAATTAAGGACTATTTTTGTGATGTCTGAGGGGAAATTAAATTGGGTCATCTTGTAAATGAGTCCGCTGGTCCAGACTGTGTCAAATGCCTTCTCAAAGTCCAGAGCACAGGCTATTGTAGCACGTTTGTGGTATAAATTCTCAAAGATGAAATCATTTGCTGCGATGAACGCATGGTTGGTTGATGATTTCGCTCTGAAGCCATACTGAGTATCCTTCAACGTGCTATGTGAGTCCATGTGCTTCTGTATTTGTTGCATTATTATTTTCTCCAGCAGCATACTTATTGCAGATAGTAGAGCAATAGGCCTGTAGGCTCGGAGGCTGTGCGGACTTAATCCAGGTTTGTGAATGGCGATGATTCTGCTGTTCTTCCATTCGGAAGGAAAGTATCCTAAGTTTAGGCAGTGGTTGAATAGTGTTGCTAAATGTTTTAGCATTGGCATATTGCAGTGTTTCATCAGAAAGTTGCTGGTGCCATCCGGTCCCATGGTCTTCTTtgagttttttatttttaagaTTTCAAAGAGCTCTTCGGCGTTTGTAAATCCGCATTCATGGGACTCGGGCCAGTTACCATCTGCTGTTCTGGAAATATTAAATGTAGTTTTGTATGAGTTTAGTGATGTGGATGTGGTTTGGGCTATTGTTTCATTGATGGCGATTGTGTGTGCCCTGAGGACAGGGTCTGAGTCAGTGATGTTTTCGTTTTGACTGTGGACTCTTTCAAAGGACCACGCCAGGGCATTAATTTTGTGAAAAGTTGAAGTTATATTTGGGGAGGTGCTAAGGTTCAGATCTATGTCTATTAGAGCTGCTTCCTCGTTGGTCAAATGTAGGTCATGAGCTAGCTGTTCTTTTGGTGGGGTGTTTGGATTAAATGCTTGGAGTGATTTCTGGCTAATTTTACTTGGGTTAATTTTGCGTAGTTTTTGCTCTATTGTTTTCAGCTCTGCAATTTCTATGTGAGAGTTTATTTGTATGCCCAATTCTTTTATAGTGTCTTTGATTTGGTTGCGTTGGTTGGCTGTTAGGGTGGATAGGCGGCGGAAAAGCATGCGTCTaagttttcgttttcttttgattAGGTTTAGGCAGTGGGTGCTAAGTCGGGTGAACGGATTGTTTGGGTTAGTCGGGTTTATGGTTATTTTTGGGATTGCCTCATCAGAATCAAGGGCTTTGGCTATTGCATTTGTTAGAGTATGTACGTGGTTATCTATGTCAGCTGTGTTTAAGTTTTGGGTGTTTGGGATGTGTCTTAGGTTCTGTAGAATTATTGTGTTCCAGTGGATCGGGTCTATTTTCTGAAAATTGTGTATCGATTTTGGTGGGTTGTAGTTTAGTCGGTTCCGTCCTAGATTTATGTTTATGGTTATTCCAAAGTGGTCTGATGGGAAGTCTTTGATGATTTTGCAGCCGTAGGTAAATGTTGAGTAGTCTATTGGGGTTGAGGATGATGTTAGGAAAAAATCTATTGAGGAGTCTTCTGTCTGATTGGGACGTGTGGGTTGGGTGGAGAATTAGGAATGGTTGGTCTGCCAGCCACCGCTCTAAGCTAATTCCTGACGTGTTGATGTGTTCTGGACGGTACGTGGGCCTATTCCAGGCTGGGTGTTTCGCGTTCAAATCACATCCGATTACGAATTGCTCATGATCCTCTATTTGAGCTAGCGAGTGCATTAGAATGTCCAAGTCTGAGCTTAGTAAAGGATGCTGGGGGCGTAGGTAGAGTGAGATTGCAATTAATCCAGTTCTTAAATTGCGTCTGTTTGTATAGAAAATCTGCACTGCCACAGCCTCGATGTATTGCATTTGGTCGATTTTCACTCGTTCGTAACTGAGACCATTCCTCACGCAGATGGCTACTGCTGTTCCAGGGCTTCTTGTGCTGTTTTGCGTGGTTACT
This region of Drosophila miranda strain MSH22 chromosome 2, D.miranda_PacBio2.1, whole genome shotgun sequence genomic DNA includes:
- the LOC117187102 gene encoding uncharacterized protein LOC117187102 is translated as MWLRRFNYAPRSVVAEVRLRSKKCGCGGSITLQEVWLRRFNNAPRSVVAEVQLRSKKCGCGGSITLQEVWLRRFNNAPRSVVAEVKAQFERNLRRIEMLDAAAESGGPIVALA